In the Magnolia sinica isolate HGM2019 chromosome 15, MsV1, whole genome shotgun sequence genome, one interval contains:
- the LOC131227891 gene encoding probable carboxylesterase 17, translated as MRRRRMGALSLSDQRSPFVGKDHNQNAVVVDEIQGLIKVYKDGRVDRSPVVQNVACSYGPEADVASRDVKIDGFNGVWARFYVPKHQANLPLLIYFHGGGFCIGSAAWRCYHEFLALLASRAGCLIMSVDYRLAPENRLPAAYDDGLTAVKWVRQQALNGSEEQSWWWSRCNFSKVYLGGDSAGACVAHHVATRLELPGVSQGTTIIKPFCLQGLILLQPFFGGEARTPSERNMVQPSNSALTLTTSDVYWRLALPVRANRDHPWCNPLAKGSTELEYLKLPSTLVCIAEMDILKDRNMEFCAAMKQAGKTVEYVVYSGVGHAFQVLYNSPMSQARTYDMISHIKSFINC; from the coding sequence ATGAGAAGGAGAAGAATGGGTGCTCTTTCTCTTAGTGATCAAAGGTCTCCTTTCGTCGGCAAGGACCATAATCAAAATGCGGTTGTGGTCGACGAGATCCAAGGGCTCATAAAGGTTTACAAAGATGGGCGTGTGGACAGATCACCCGTCGTCCAAAATGTTGCATGCAGTTATGGACCTGAGGCTGACGTGGCATCAAGGGATGTGAAGATTGATGGTTTTAATGGTGTGTGGGCGCGTTTCTATGTGCCCAAACACCAGGCGAACCTCCCATTACTCATTTACTTCCACGGTGGGGGATTCTGCATCGGATCGGCTGCGTGGAGATGTTACCATGAATTCTTGGCTTTGCTCGCCTCCAGAGCTGGGTGCCTGATAATGTCTGTAGATTACCGTCTCGCACCTGAAAACCGTCTGCCGGCTGCCTACGATGATGGATTGACGGCCGTCAAGTGGGTTAGGCAACAGGCACTTAATGGCTCAGAAGAACAAAGTTGGTGGTGGAGCCGATGCAACTTCTCCAAGGTCTACCTAGGCGGAGATAGTGCTGGTGCTTGCGTGGCCCACCATGTAGCAACCCGGTTAGAACTGCCTGGCGTCTCCCAAGGAACAACTATTATAAAGCCATTCTGCCTCCAAGGTCTCATTCTATTACAACCATTCTTTGGAGGAGAAGCACGAACACCTTCTGAGAGGAACATGGTTCAGCCCTCAAACTCGGCACTTACTCTAACGACATCGGACGTCTATTGGCGGTTGGCCCTACCTGTACGGGCCAATCGCGACCATCCATGGTGCAACCCTTTGGCTAAGGGGTCCACCGAGTTGGAGTATCTAAAACTTCCCTCGACTTTGGTGTGCATCGCCGAGATGGATATACTCAAGGATAGGAACATGGAATTCTGTGCGGCGATGAAGCAGGCCGGAAAGACCGTGGAATATGTAGTGTACAGTGGCGTAGGGCATGCCTTCCAAGTTCTCTATAACTCTCCAATGTCACAAGCTCGAACATATGACATGATATCACATATTAAATCCTTTATCAACTGTTAG